A genome region from Ligilactobacillus cholophilus includes the following:
- a CDS encoding sigma factor-like helix-turn-helix DNA-binding protein — MTLTKQQKQTCKNVRYFFKNDFEKYKQLATLADLKSISYNGTKVSTNSNIQEDKTITASYYKNIVDTIKTIIERIQNEQCKKVIKYRYFEHLSYWQIAQKMQYGESTVKQLNNKALLIFADMLAMVTNIDLRKEDYIEKH; from the coding sequence ATGACGCTTACAAAACAACAAAAACAAACTTGTAAAAATGTGAGATATTTCTTTAAAAATGATTTTGAAAAATATAAACAACTAGCAACTTTAGCAGATTTAAAAAGTATTAGTTATAACGGAACTAAAGTATCAACCAACAGCAATATACAAGAAGATAAGACAATAACCGCATCCTATTATAAAAATATTGTAGATACTATAAAGACTATTATTGAACGCATACAAAATGAACAATGTAAAAAGGTAATAAAATACCGTTATTTTGAACATTTATCTTATTGGCAAATTGCTCAAAAGATGCAATACGGCGAAAGTACAGTTAAACAATTAAATAACAAAGCATTATTAATATTTGCTGATATGTTGGCAATGGTTACGAATATAGATTTAAGAAAGGAAGATTATATTGAAAAGCATTAA
- a CDS encoding helix-turn-helix domain-containing protein — translation MKSIKLSKVEKRILNIIANRGKAVSRLEITQIANVSSRTVTDAVAKLRSKGIPIVSERNGKNAGYSIAKDEFDRNKCVAMLTSQATSMMNNINSLANADLKNWDKRII, via the coding sequence TTGAAAAGCATTAAATTATCAAAGGTTGAAAAACGTATTTTAAATATTATTGCTAACCGTGGCAAAGCAGTATCAAGATTAGAAATAACGCAAATAGCAAATGTTTCATCAAGAACTGTTACTGATGCAGTAGCAAAATTAAGAAGTAAAGGTATTCCGATTGTTTCAGAAAGAAATGGCAAAAATGCGGGATATTCAATTGCAAAAGATGAATTTGATAGAAATAAATGTGTTGCAATGCTAACAAGCCAAGCAACAAGCATGATGAATAATATTAATAGTTTAGCTAATGCCGATTTAAAAAACTGGGATAAAAGAATTATATAA